From a single Methylosinus sp. H3A genomic region:
- a CDS encoding thioesterase II family protein, whose amino-acid sequence MNESHPTSLDWLKRMSADDHSLVTMICFPPAGGGMMGFWPWIAPLRGRANVYAAALPGRDQRLREEPARALEALASPLAEAVAALADKPLLVFGHSFGALVAYEMIHRLFAEGSVAPERVHFLASGRVAPHLPSRAPRVSHLAPRDVVFRVAELHGNIPVALLEQPEFVAMIGRALQADLHINETYAWTERAPLPCPMTAIGGDADPVVSEAELDAWERHAGGGFERRLVAGDHFYFRPAAGQQTLMEIVSACCASLAATTQ is encoded by the coding sequence ATGAACGAGTCCCATCCGACCTCGCTCGATTGGCTGAAGCGTATGTCCGCCGACGATCACTCTTTGGTGACGATGATCTGCTTTCCGCCCGCAGGCGGCGGCATGATGGGGTTTTGGCCCTGGATCGCGCCGCTGCGCGGCCGCGCGAATGTCTACGCCGCCGCCCTGCCGGGCCGCGATCAGCGGCTGCGCGAGGAGCCGGCGCGCGCGCTCGAGGCTCTCGCCTCGCCGCTCGCCGAGGCGGTCGCCGCGCTCGCAGACAAGCCGCTGCTCGTCTTCGGGCATAGTTTCGGCGCGCTCGTCGCCTATGAGATGATCCATCGCCTTTTCGCGGAGGGGAGCGTCGCGCCGGAGCGCGTGCATTTCCTGGCCTCGGGCCGCGTCGCGCCGCATCTTCCCTCGCGGGCGCCGCGCGTGTCGCATCTCGCGCCGCGGGACGTCGTGTTCCGCGTCGCGGAGTTGCACGGCAATATTCCGGTCGCTCTGCTCGAGCAGCCCGAATTTGTGGCGATGATCGGCCGCGCGCTGCAGGCCGATCTCCACATCAATGAGACTTACGCCTGGACCGAGCGCGCGCCTCTGCCCTGCCCGATGACGGCCATCGGCGGCGACGCCGACCCCGTCGTGTCGGAGGCCGAGCTCGACGCCTGGGAGCGTCACGCGGGCGGCGGCTTCGAGCGGCGCCTCGTCGCCGGGGATCATTTCTACTTCCGCCCGGCGGCCGGACAGCAGACGCTGATGGAGATCGTCTCGGCCTGCTGCGCCTCGCTCGCCGCCACGACGCAATAA
- a CDS encoding Rieske 2Fe-2S domain-containing protein produces the protein MSGSTHVDFEHTGPGLPAGELLRRYWQPVFVSEELPVAHPKPLKILGEEFTLYRGEDNVARVIDGRCPHRGLVMSVGKVEGDSIRCRYHGWKIDATGQCVEQPFEPKSFAAKVRVRSYPVEEYFGLIWVYFGPAPTPPLPRWPSLEQCGYFHVVELRKWNYFHDLENTVDDVHQRWVHAEGIYQDAANAGQIPAATALETEFGLMQYTSFPNGYLRKLALFMPNMLYFTSGAGMLRGFKSFLWNVPVDDVSHKMFFLLVAAHLSPEDGRDVAEGVRSGMRYVASSLPPVEEVIRSVLSGEKRWEDIDSRPDLLLIEDGIVLVGQGIIPDRSKNRLGASDAAIILLRKLYTREMSRIEKGEPPTAFPGPDERLLAQIDEFQAEPA, from the coding sequence ATGAGCGGATCGACGCATGTCGACTTCGAGCACACAGGCCCCGGACTCCCGGCGGGCGAATTGCTACGGCGCTACTGGCAACCCGTCTTCGTCTCCGAGGAGCTTCCGGTCGCGCATCCGAAGCCTCTGAAAATTCTGGGCGAAGAATTCACGCTCTATCGGGGCGAGGACAATGTGGCGCGCGTCATCGACGGGCGCTGCCCGCATCGCGGACTCGTGATGTCGGTCGGCAAGGTGGAGGGCGACAGCATACGTTGCCGCTATCACGGCTGGAAGATCGACGCCACCGGCCAATGCGTCGAGCAGCCCTTCGAGCCCAAGAGCTTCGCCGCCAAAGTGCGCGTGCGCAGCTATCCTGTCGAAGAATATTTCGGCCTGATCTGGGTCTATTTCGGCCCCGCGCCGACGCCGCCCCTGCCGCGCTGGCCGTCGCTCGAGCAATGCGGCTATTTCCATGTCGTAGAGCTACGAAAGTGGAATTATTTCCACGATCTCGAGAATACGGTCGACGATGTGCATCAGCGCTGGGTGCATGCCGAGGGCATTTATCAGGACGCAGCCAACGCCGGGCAGATTCCCGCCGCCACGGCGCTCGAGACCGAATTCGGCCTGATGCAATATACGTCCTTTCCCAACGGCTATTTGCGCAAGCTCGCGCTGTTCATGCCGAACATGCTCTATTTCACCTCCGGCGCCGGCATGCTGCGCGGATTCAAGAGCTTCTTGTGGAATGTGCCGGTCGACGACGTCAGCCACAAAATGTTCTTTCTCCTCGTCGCGGCGCATCTGTCGCCCGAGGATGGCCGCGACGTCGCCGAGGGCGTGCGTTCGGGCATGCGCTACGTCGCTTCGTCCTTGCCTCCGGTGGAGGAGGTGATTCGATCGGTGCTCTCCGGCGAGAAGCGGTGGGAAGACATCGACTCGCGGCCCGATCTCCTGCTCATCGAGGACGGCATCGTGCTGGTGGGCCAAGGGATCATTCCCGATCGTTCGAAAAATCGCCTCGGCGCCTCCGATGCGGCAATCATTTTGCTCAGGAAGCTCTACACGCGGGAAATGTCTCGAATCGAGAAGGGAGAGCCGCCGACGGCCTTTCCCGGTCCGGACGAGCGGCTGCTCGCGCAGATCGATGAATTTCAGGCCGAGCCCGCGTGA
- a CDS encoding SCP2 sterol-binding domain-containing protein, with protein MPTVRNILDRAAQMIDTHRDKAGSLGARYKFVLKGDGACTFVLNLTADNPGVCEGEAEADCTIRVAAADFVRMAEGEVDSRDLFFAGKLKVDGDMGLALKLKKMIASA; from the coding sequence ATGCCCACGGTGAGGAACATATTGGATCGGGCTGCCCAGATGATCGACACGCACAGAGACAAGGCCGGCTCTCTGGGCGCCCGCTATAAATTCGTGCTGAAGGGCGATGGCGCCTGCACCTTCGTGCTCAATCTCACAGCCGACAATCCCGGCGTGTGCGAAGGCGAGGCGGAGGCCGATTGCACGATCCGCGTCGCCGCCGCCGACTTCGTCCGCATGGCCGAGGGAGAGGTGGACAGCCGTGATCTGTTCTTCGCCGGAAAATTGAAAGTCGATGGCGATATGGGGCTCGCGTTGAAGCTGAAGAAGATGATCGCTTCGGCGTGA
- a CDS encoding AMP-binding protein, whose translation MSEVEELATQRLRRHAVAYPDRLAAAFLDDDLAIRQSWSFGELDRRARSMAAFLQKHGAPGERVVLAFPTCLDFLAAFYGCLLAGMPAVPASLPLAHGKDRRLELIVSDSGAKLVLTTAKHVELLQRRLAEGEAATTQIIAVDGLADESGDWRDIPRAAGDLAFLQYTSGSTRSPAGVMVGHGNVAANLMALHDGFGSTPDSVFVSWLPLFHDMGLIAGALAPTWAGCPVYLMSPASFVQSPLRWPRAISRYRGTIGGGPNFAYQACVEAARAHGVAGLDLSSWTIAWNGAEPVRASTIDDFAKTFAPAGFRAEALTPAFGLAEATLLVTGKRGPVRPLVRAVDESALRSDSVVFCGAEDARGKPLVSSGEPALGVDVRIVDPDSFVEASASQVGEIWVGGGSVGQGYWNKPEESAAVFGARTAAGEGPFMRTGDLGFLSEGRLFVTGRRKDLIVIRGVNYYPQDLEQTIEASHPALQPASCAVFGVEEGDAVRLVAVQELRRSAWRSVDAAEVFMAMRREAAREHQVALHRIVLLKSFGLPKTSSGKVQRAACRAALEDGTLATLHEWRSTMRVAPIDFTGEPLTQPGVLERQLVDWLQRECGVENISWKTPLMDLGIDSLKGVELGNALSAAFQHSFPVTLMIEHPTVEALARLIREEALGMKPAEPEPEPPPPIAWEGASLEQEIDLLDDAALDALLEGSIDAVLKMDRRS comes from the coding sequence TTGAGCGAAGTCGAGGAACTTGCGACACAGCGGCTGCGGCGTCACGCCGTCGCCTATCCCGACCGGCTGGCGGCGGCCTTTCTCGACGACGATCTGGCAATCCGCCAATCCTGGAGCTTCGGCGAGCTCGATCGCCGGGCGCGCTCCATGGCCGCCTTTCTCCAAAAGCACGGCGCGCCCGGCGAGCGCGTGGTGCTGGCCTTTCCGACCTGCCTCGATTTTCTCGCGGCCTTCTATGGATGTCTCCTCGCCGGCATGCCCGCCGTGCCGGCCTCCCTGCCGCTCGCGCATGGCAAGGACAGGCGGCTCGAGCTCATCGTCTCCGACAGCGGCGCCAAGCTCGTCCTCACCACCGCAAAGCATGTCGAGCTGCTGCAGCGCCGCCTCGCCGAGGGAGAAGCGGCGACGACGCAGATCATCGCCGTCGACGGGCTCGCCGACGAGAGCGGCGACTGGCGCGACATTCCCCGCGCCGCTGGCGATCTGGCCTTCCTCCAATATACATCCGGCTCGACGCGCTCGCCGGCCGGCGTGATGGTCGGCCATGGCAATGTGGCGGCCAATCTGATGGCGCTGCATGACGGGTTCGGCTCCACGCCGGATTCGGTCTTCGTCAGCTGGCTGCCGTTGTTCCACGATATGGGGCTCATCGCCGGCGCGCTGGCGCCGACATGGGCCGGATGTCCCGTCTATCTCATGAGCCCGGCGAGCTTCGTGCAGAGCCCCTTGCGCTGGCCGCGCGCCATCTCGCGCTATCGTGGCACGATCGGCGGCGGTCCCAATTTCGCGTATCAGGCCTGCGTGGAGGCGGCCCGCGCGCATGGCGTCGCGGGGCTCGACCTCTCCTCCTGGACGATCGCCTGGAATGGCGCGGAGCCCGTGCGCGCCTCGACGATCGATGATTTCGCAAAGACTTTCGCGCCCGCCGGCTTCCGTGCGGAGGCGCTGACGCCGGCCTTCGGCCTCGCGGAGGCGACGCTGCTCGTCACCGGCAAGCGCGGTCCCGTCCGGCCGCTCGTTCGCGCGGTCGACGAGTCCGCGCTACGCAGTGACAGCGTCGTCTTCTGCGGCGCCGAGGATGCGCGCGGCAAGCCGCTGGTGAGCTCCGGCGAGCCGGCGCTCGGCGTCGATGTCCGCATCGTCGACCCGGACTCCTTCGTCGAGGCGTCGGCTTCGCAGGTCGGCGAAATATGGGTCGGCGGCGGCAGCGTCGGCCAGGGCTATTGGAACAAGCCGGAAGAATCGGCGGCTGTATTCGGCGCGCGCACGGCGGCGGGCGAAGGCCCCTTCATGCGCACGGGCGATCTCGGCTTTCTGAGCGAGGGCCGGCTCTTCGTCACCGGGCGGCGCAAGGATCTGATCGTCATTCGCGGCGTCAATTATTATCCGCAGGATCTCGAGCAGACGATCGAGGCGAGCCATCCGGCCTTGCAGCCGGCCTCCTGCGCCGTCTTCGGCGTCGAGGAGGGCGACGCGGTGCGCCTCGTCGCCGTGCAGGAGCTGCGCCGCAGCGCCTGGCGCTCCGTCGATGCGGCCGAGGTCTTCATGGCCATGCGGCGCGAGGCAGCCCGCGAGCATCAGGTCGCGCTGCATCGCATCGTGCTGCTCAAATCCTTCGGCCTGCCCAAGACGTCGAGCGGCAAGGTCCAGCGCGCCGCCTGCCGCGCCGCGCTCGAGGACGGAACGCTCGCGACGCTGCACGAGTGGCGCTCGACCATGCGGGTCGCGCCCATCGATTTCACCGGCGAGCCGCTCACGCAGCCGGGCGTGCTGGAGCGCCAGCTCGTCGATTGGCTGCAGCGCGAATGCGGCGTCGAGAACATCAGCTGGAAGACGCCATTGATGGATCTCGGCATCGACTCTCTGAAAGGCGTCGAGCTCGGCAATGCGCTGTCCGCCGCCTTCCAGCATTCCTTCCCGGTGACGCTGATGATCGAGCATCCGACAGTGGAGGCGCTCGCCCGGCTCATTCGCGAGGAGGCGCTGGGGATGAAGCCCGCCGAGCCGGAGCCGGAGCCTCCGCCGCCCATCGCCTGGGAAGGCGCCTCGCTCGAGCAGGAGATCGACCTGCTCGACGACGCCGCTCTGGATGCGCTGCTCGAGGGCAGCATAGACGCGGTTCTCAAAATGGATAGACGCTCGTGA